A region from the Pseudomonas cucumis genome encodes:
- a CDS encoding M16 family metallopeptidase has protein sequence MRCLLFACLLLGSLPSFALDRFQVEGYTLRNGLQLVLKPGTERGHVAIRLVVGVGLDDFSCADKELPHLLEHLLFSGIDATGEGGLEERMQALGGEWNAYTSNADTTFVIEAPAKNQRKVLDLLLALLTQTRIDDNAINIAKQVVEREDGGHYSHLQRWLDRQDLGHTASNQLAVELGLKCPERAQVDHLTREQLEKVRKDWYAPNNMTLIVVGDLDRLLPAYLERAYGALEAVEPSAHLPLPDIQASAAHERNLSNGFVGGGAKLHWLVPEPVLEDQHDETFDLLKDYLDWALYRQLRLAHGLSYGPSAEREVFGGVGFMSLNADLDRDDVLAAEQVLDELKADLLKNGLDAATFARLKQAAIARQAWAVQGNSALADYYWSALGDYEDGHFVNPAKALQDVTLAEANKAIRELLLQPGYLRIEKPLMSYDQVMWAIVGGFGLIVLGLLSWRFHRRK, from the coding sequence ATGCGTTGTCTGCTGTTCGCTTGTCTGTTGCTCGGTTCACTGCCTTCATTTGCCCTGGATCGCTTTCAGGTCGAGGGCTACACCTTGCGCAACGGCCTGCAATTGGTCCTCAAACCGGGTACTGAGCGCGGGCATGTGGCGATCCGGTTGGTGGTTGGCGTAGGCCTGGATGATTTCAGCTGCGCCGACAAGGAGCTGCCGCATCTACTCGAACACTTGCTGTTCAGCGGCATTGACGCCACCGGCGAAGGTGGTCTGGAAGAGCGCATGCAGGCCCTGGGCGGTGAGTGGAACGCCTACACCAGTAATGCCGACACGACCTTCGTCATCGAAGCCCCGGCGAAAAACCAGCGCAAGGTCCTCGACCTGTTGTTGGCGCTGCTGACCCAGACCCGTATCGATGACAATGCGATCAACATCGCCAAGCAAGTGGTCGAGCGCGAAGACGGTGGCCATTACTCGCACCTGCAGCGCTGGCTGGATCGCCAGGACCTGGGCCATACCGCGAGTAATCAGTTGGCGGTGGAGCTGGGCCTCAAATGCCCCGAGCGCGCGCAAGTCGATCACCTGACCCGCGAGCAATTGGAGAAGGTGCGCAAGGACTGGTACGCGCCCAATAACATGACCCTGATCGTGGTCGGCGATCTCGACCGCCTGCTGCCGGCCTATCTGGAACGGGCCTATGGCGCACTCGAAGCGGTTGAGCCTAGCGCTCACCTGCCGCTGCCAGACATTCAGGCCAGCGCGGCCCACGAGCGCAATTTGAGTAACGGTTTCGTCGGTGGCGGTGCCAAGTTGCATTGGCTGGTGCCGGAACCGGTGCTGGAAGACCAGCACGACGAAACCTTCGACCTGCTCAAGGACTATCTCGATTGGGCGCTCTATCGCCAATTGCGCCTGGCCCATGGGCTGTCCTATGGTCCCTCGGCTGAGCGCGAGGTATTTGGCGGGGTGGGCTTCATGAGCCTGAACGCCGACCTTGATCGCGACGACGTGCTGGCAGCGGAACAGGTGCTGGATGAGCTTAAAGCAGATCTGCTCAAGAACGGTCTCGACGCTGCCACCTTCGCCCGTCTCAAGCAAGCCGCCATCGCTCGCCAGGCCTGGGCCGTGCAAGGTAACAGCGCCCTGGCGGACTATTACTGGAGCGCCCTCGGCGACTACGAGGACGGCCATTTCGTCAACCCGGCCAAGGCACTGCAAGACGTGACACTGGCCGAGGCGAACAAGGCGATACGTGAGTTGCTGCTGCAACCGGGCTATCTGCGGATCGAGAAGCCGCTGATGAGTTATGACCAGGTGATGTGGGCGATTGTCGGGGGATTTGGATTGATAGTGCTTGGATTGCTGAGCTGGCGCTTCCATCGCAGAAAGTAA
- a CDS encoding DUF5924 family protein, producing MPNLTLYVQRLLELMKRYPGVIALGGFISGVGSFMLVDRQQGLATWITTIMLISWVWLMLENSLTKLFARVFKREIPQPLLRYATQMIHQESLFFVLPFFLITTTWNSGQLFFTGLLSMAALISIIDPLYYKWLAPRRWAFLALHTLTLFAALLTALPVILHLTTAQSFKLALGIAMVLSFPSLASIFPIRTVRNALAILSITVGIGAAGWVLRSWVPPATLWMTDVAISTQMQDRTPGKSLEEVSAEQIRGGGLYAYTAINAPRGLAERIYHVWIFNGKEVDRIPLDIHGGRKEGYRAWTHKQNFPGNPAGKWQVRVLTEDGQLIGVLRFKVLDSTPVKEK from the coding sequence ATGCCGAATCTGACCCTGTACGTACAGCGCCTCCTGGAGTTGATGAAGCGCTATCCCGGGGTCATTGCGCTTGGCGGTTTCATCTCCGGGGTCGGCAGTTTCATGCTGGTGGATCGCCAACAAGGTCTGGCGACGTGGATCACCACCATCATGCTGATCAGTTGGGTCTGGCTGATGCTGGAAAACAGCCTCACCAAGCTGTTTGCCAGGGTATTCAAGCGCGAAATACCCCAGCCCCTGCTGCGTTATGCGACGCAGATGATCCATCAGGAAAGCCTGTTCTTCGTCCTGCCGTTCTTTTTAATCACCACCACCTGGAACAGCGGTCAGTTGTTCTTCACGGGATTACTGAGCATGGCGGCGCTGATTTCGATCATCGACCCGCTCTACTACAAATGGCTGGCACCGCGCCGCTGGGCGTTCCTGGCGCTGCACACCCTGACCCTGTTCGCGGCCCTGCTGACCGCCCTGCCCGTCATCCTGCACCTGACCACCGCCCAGAGTTTCAAGCTGGCGCTGGGCATTGCCATGGTGCTGTCGTTCCCGAGCCTGGCCTCGATCTTCCCGATTCGCACCGTGCGTAATGCGTTGGCGATCCTCAGCATCACCGTCGGCATCGGCGCCGCCGGTTGGGTGCTGCGCTCGTGGGTTCCGCCGGCGACGCTGTGGATGACCGATGTGGCGATCAGCACCCAAATGCAGGATCGAACCCCCGGCAAGAGCCTGGAAGAAGTCAGCGCCGAGCAGATTCGCGGCGGTGGGCTGTACGCGTACACCGCGATCAACGCTCCGCGGGGGCTGGCCGAGCGGATCTACCACGTCTGGATATTCAACGGTAAAGAGGTCGACCGTATTCCTCTGGACATCCACGGCGGGCGCAAGGAGGGCTACCGCGCCTGGACCCACAAGCAGAACTTCCCCGGTAACCCCGCGGGCAAATGGCAGGTTCGGGTGCTCACCGAAGACGGCCAACTGATTGGCGTTCTGCGCTTCAAGGTCCTGGACAGCACACCCGTCAAAGAAAAGTAA
- a CDS encoding ABC transporter permease, protein MTSSTMPGSAQLDTSHSPALLRVTGDWTLAHYADLSRLSEKLRGQYDNDTHIDLNGLGALDTAGASLLVELLGAERLGKSAEHPECTLSSADRALLQTVYCSLTDFCVPIKEPEISVGIQLLTRIGRAVDAIWQDTLQLLGFVGVILETIARGLFRPKRWRITPMVAHIEQTGLDAAPIVALLTFLVGAVVAFLGATVLASFGASIFTVDLVAFSFLREFGVLLTAILMAGRTASAFTAQIGSMKANEEIDAIRTLGLDPMELLVVPRVLALLVALPMLTFLAMVSGIVGGGVVCALSLDISPAMFLSLLQSDIGVQHFLVGIVKAPIFAFLIAAIGCLEGFKVSGSAESVGAHTTSSVVQSIFVVIVLDAVAALFFMEMDW, encoded by the coding sequence ATGACCAGCAGCACAATGCCCGGCAGTGCCCAACTGGACACCTCGCACAGCCCTGCCCTGTTGCGGGTCACGGGTGACTGGACGCTCGCCCATTACGCCGATCTCAGCCGCCTGAGCGAAAAGCTGCGTGGCCAATACGACAACGACACCCACATCGATCTCAATGGCCTCGGCGCGCTCGATACGGCGGGTGCGTCATTGCTTGTGGAGTTGCTGGGGGCCGAGCGTCTGGGCAAATCTGCCGAACACCCCGAGTGCACCCTTTCTTCCGCTGATCGCGCCTTGTTGCAGACGGTGTACTGCTCACTGACCGATTTCTGCGTGCCGATCAAAGAGCCGGAAATCAGCGTCGGCATTCAACTGCTGACCCGCATCGGCCGTGCGGTCGACGCGATCTGGCAGGACACGCTGCAACTGTTGGGTTTCGTCGGCGTGATCCTGGAAACCATTGCTCGCGGGCTGTTTCGGCCCAAGCGCTGGCGTATTACCCCGATGGTCGCGCACATCGAACAGACCGGCCTCGACGCCGCCCCCATCGTCGCCCTGCTGACCTTTCTGGTGGGGGCTGTGGTGGCATTTCTCGGGGCGACGGTGTTGGCGAGTTTCGGCGCGAGTATTTTCACCGTGGACCTGGTGGCATTCTCTTTTCTGCGGGAGTTCGGCGTGTTGCTCACGGCGATCCTGATGGCGGGCCGTACTGCCAGTGCGTTCACCGCACAGATCGGTTCGATGAAGGCCAACGAAGAAATCGACGCGATCCGCACCCTCGGCCTCGACCCGATGGAGTTGCTGGTAGTACCCCGCGTCCTGGCGTTACTGGTGGCGCTGCCGATGTTGACCTTTCTGGCGATGGTGTCAGGGATTGTCGGCGGTGGCGTAGTCTGTGCGCTGTCGCTGGATATCTCGCCGGCGATGTTCCTGTCACTGCTGCAATCGGACATCGGCGTTCAGCACTTTCTGGTGGGGATCGTCAAAGCGCCGATATTTGCGTTCCTGATTGCCGCCATCGGCTGCCTCGAGGGCTTCAAGGTCAGCGGCAGCGCCGAGTCCGTCGGCGCACACACCACCTCCAGTGTGGTGCAGTCGATTTTCGTGGTGATTGTGCTCGACGCTGTGGCTGCGTTGTTTTTCATGGAGATGGACTGGTGA
- a CDS encoding ABC transporter ATP-binding protein: MSRLPRAPSEAVIEVRGLCNRFGRQSVHENLDLDLYKGEILAVVGGSGSGKSVLLRSIVGLRQPSEGLVKVFGKNLPSLSEHERSLVERRFGVLFQKGALFSSLTVTENVALPLIEHAGLSRADAEHLAAVKLALAGLPLSAADKYPASLSGGMIKRAALARALALDPDILFLDEPTAGLDPIGAAGFDQLILTLRDALGLSVFLVTHDLDTLYTITDRVAVLAQKKVLVADAIDKVSETDDAWIHEYFHGPRGRAAMTAANQLNEV, from the coding sequence GTGAGTCGTTTACCCCGAGCGCCTTCAGAGGCGGTGATTGAAGTCCGCGGTCTGTGCAATCGCTTCGGCCGCCAGAGCGTGCACGAGAACCTCGACCTGGACTTGTACAAGGGCGAGATTCTGGCGGTGGTCGGCGGTTCCGGCAGCGGCAAATCGGTGCTGCTGCGCAGCATTGTCGGCCTGCGTCAGCCCAGCGAAGGGCTGGTGAAGGTCTTCGGCAAGAACTTGCCGAGTCTGTCGGAACACGAGCGCTCGCTGGTCGAACGGCGGTTTGGTGTGTTGTTCCAGAAAGGTGCCTTGTTCTCTTCGCTCACCGTGACCGAGAACGTCGCCCTGCCCCTGATTGAACACGCCGGCCTGAGCCGTGCCGACGCCGAGCACCTGGCGGCGGTGAAACTGGCGTTGGCCGGGTTGCCGTTGTCGGCGGCCGACAAATACCCCGCTTCGCTGTCCGGTGGCATGATCAAGCGCGCGGCCCTGGCCCGAGCACTGGCGCTGGACCCGGACATCCTGTTTTTGGACGAACCCACCGCCGGCCTCGATCCGATTGGCGCCGCAGGCTTCGATCAACTGATCCTGACCCTGCGCGATGCCTTGGGCCTGAGTGTGTTTCTGGTGACCCACGACCTCGACACGCTCTACACCATCACCGACCGGGTGGCAGTGCTGGCGCAGAAGAAAGTGCTGGTGGCGGACGCCATCGACAAAGTGTCGGAAACCGATGATGCGTGGATTCACGAATACTTCCATGGCCCTCGCGGCCGCGCGGCCATGACGGCCGCTAACCAGCTCAACGAGGTCTGA
- a CDS encoding MlaD family protein — translation METRAHHVLIGLFTVIVVAGALLFGLWLAKSSVDTEFKDYEIVFNEAVSGLSKGSAVQYSGIKVGDVVTLRLDPNDPRRVLARIRLGGDTPIKEDTQAKLALTGITGTSIIQLSGGTPQSPTLKGKDGNLPTIVASPSPIARLMNDSNDLMAGVNVLMHNANQLFSSENVAHISKTLEHLEQTTGTIADQRGDIRQAMQQLASVGKQASATLEQTTALMRNANGLLNDQGKQMFGSAEQAMKSLEQSSATINTLLSANQDSLNSGMQGFNGLAPAVRELRDTLSSLRTISQRLEANPSGYLLGSDKNKEFTP, via the coding sequence ATGGAAACCCGAGCCCATCACGTATTGATCGGCCTGTTCACCGTCATAGTGGTGGCAGGCGCCCTGCTCTTCGGTCTGTGGCTGGCCAAGTCCAGCGTCGATACCGAATTCAAGGATTACGAAATCGTCTTCAACGAGGCGGTCAGCGGCCTGTCCAAGGGCAGCGCCGTGCAGTACAGCGGGATCAAGGTCGGCGACGTGGTAACGCTGCGCCTGGACCCGAACGATCCGCGCCGGGTGTTGGCGCGGATTCGCTTGGGCGGAGACACTCCGATCAAAGAAGACACCCAGGCCAAACTGGCGCTGACCGGGATCACCGGGACCTCGATCATCCAGCTCAGCGGCGGCACGCCGCAAAGCCCGACGCTCAAGGGCAAGGATGGTAATTTGCCGACAATCGTTGCATCGCCCTCGCCCATTGCCCGGTTGATGAATGACAGCAACGATCTGATGGCGGGCGTGAACGTGTTGATGCACAACGCCAATCAGTTGTTTTCCTCGGAGAACGTCGCGCACATCAGCAAGACCCTTGAGCATCTGGAGCAAACCACCGGCACCATCGCCGACCAGCGCGGCGACATTCGTCAGGCGATGCAGCAACTGGCTTCGGTTGGCAAGCAGGCCAGCGCCACCCTGGAACAGACCACCGCGTTGATGCGCAACGCCAACGGCCTGCTCAACGATCAGGGCAAGCAGATGTTCGGCAGTGCCGAACAAGCCATGAAGTCCCTGGAACAGAGCAGCGCCACCATCAACACGTTGCTCTCCGCCAATCAGGATTCCCTCAACAGCGGCATGCAGGGCTTCAATGGTCTGGCACCGGCGGTGCGTGAGTTGCGCGATACCTTGAGTTCGCTGCGAACCATTTCCCAGCGGCTTGAGGCCAACCCCAGCGGTTACCTGCTGGGCAGTGATAAAAACAAGGAGTTCACGCCATGA
- a CDS encoding ABC-type transport auxiliary lipoprotein family protein, whose amino-acid sequence MKLAHLALLAGFALVASCSIFPKTEPSDVYRLPSAQSNAPAHHGTPQRWSLRLAKPQTSEALNNPKIAVIPQGDLISSYKASRWSDPAPVLLRNRLLDGFQRDGRVPLLSTDDSNFQADLELGGNLQAFQTEYQGTAASVVVRMDALLVRGYDQRILASRRFEVRQPLSDVKVPAVVTGFGLASDQLTAQVVAWTVEQGQKVAPPLRP is encoded by the coding sequence ATGAAGCTGGCTCATCTCGCCCTCCTCGCCGGTTTTGCATTGGTCGCGTCCTGTTCGATTTTCCCCAAGACCGAGCCGTCCGATGTCTATCGACTGCCGTCGGCACAGAGCAACGCACCGGCCCATCACGGCACGCCGCAGCGCTGGTCGTTGCGCCTGGCCAAGCCGCAGACCAGCGAAGCCTTGAACAACCCGAAAATCGCCGTCATCCCTCAGGGTGACCTGATCAGCAGCTACAAGGCTTCACGCTGGAGCGACCCGGCACCGGTGCTGTTGCGCAATCGTCTGCTCGATGGTTTCCAGCGTGACGGTCGTGTGCCGTTGCTCAGCACCGATGACAGTAATTTCCAGGCGGACCTGGAACTGGGCGGCAACCTGCAAGCATTCCAGACCGAGTACCAGGGCACGGCGGCGAGTGTGGTCGTGCGCATGGATGCGTTGCTGGTGCGTGGGTATGACCAGCGAATCCTCGCCAGCCGGCGCTTTGAAGTGCGTCAGCCGTTGAGCGATGTGAAGGTGCCGGCGGTGGTGACCGGTTTTGGCCTGGCCAGCGACCAATTGACGGCGCAAGTGGTGGCCTGGACGGTGGAGCAAGGTCAGAAGGTTGCGCCACCGCTGAGGCCTTGA
- a CDS encoding nucleoside recognition domain-containing protein has product MLNGLWLGFFIVAAVSALAQWLIGGNAGIFAAMVESIFAMAKLSVEVMILLFGTLTLWLGFLRIAEKAGIVEWLAKALGPLFLRLMPEVPPGHPAIGLITLNFAANGLGLDNAATPIGLKAMKALQELNPSDTIASNAQILFLVLNASSLTLLPVTIFMYRAQQGAPDPTLVFLPILLATSCSTLVGLLSVAFMQRLRLWDPVVLAYLIPGALALGAFMALLATLSATALASLSSILGNLTLFGLIMLFLVIGALRKVKVYEAFIEGAKEGFEVAKNLLPYLVAMLCAVGVLRASGALDFGLDGIRHLVEWAGWDTRFVDALPTAMVKPFSGSAARAMLIETMKTSGVDSFPALVAATVQGSTETTFYVLAVYFGAVGIQRARHAVGCALLAELAGVLGAIGVCYWFFG; this is encoded by the coding sequence ATGCTTAATGGCCTGTGGCTTGGCTTCTTCATCGTGGCGGCCGTTTCGGCGCTGGCGCAATGGCTGATCGGCGGTAACGCCGGGATCTTTGCGGCGATGGTGGAGAGCATTTTCGCCATGGCCAAATTGTCGGTCGAGGTCATGATCCTGCTGTTCGGCACCCTCACCCTCTGGCTGGGGTTTCTGCGGATCGCGGAAAAGGCAGGAATCGTCGAATGGCTGGCCAAGGCGCTGGGCCCGCTGTTCCTGCGCCTGATGCCGGAAGTGCCGCCCGGGCATCCGGCCATCGGTCTGATCACCCTCAACTTCGCCGCCAATGGCCTGGGCCTGGACAACGCCGCCACGCCGATCGGCCTCAAGGCCATGAAGGCGCTGCAAGAGCTCAACCCCAGCGACACCATCGCCAGCAACGCGCAGATCCTCTTCCTGGTGCTCAACGCCTCCTCCCTGACCCTGCTGCCGGTGACGATCTTCATGTACCGCGCCCAGCAAGGCGCGCCCGATCCGACCCTGGTGTTCCTGCCGATCTTGCTCGCGACCAGTTGTTCGACCCTGGTCGGTCTGTTGTCGGTGGCATTCATGCAGCGTCTGCGCCTGTGGGACCCGGTGGTGCTCGCCTACCTGATTCCCGGTGCCCTGGCCCTCGGCGCCTTCATGGCGTTGCTGGCGACGCTCTCGGCGACCGCTCTGGCGAGCCTGTCATCGATCCTCGGCAACCTGACGCTGTTCGGGCTGATCATGCTGTTTCTGGTGATCGGCGCATTACGCAAAGTGAAGGTCTACGAGGCGTTCATTGAAGGCGCGAAAGAAGGCTTCGAGGTGGCCAAGAACCTGCTGCCGTATCTGGTGGCGATGCTCTGTGCCGTAGGCGTGCTGCGAGCATCCGGGGCGCTGGATTTCGGTCTGGACGGGATTCGTCATCTGGTGGAGTGGGCCGGTTGGGACACGCGCTTCGTCGATGCACTGCCGACGGCCATGGTCAAACCCTTCTCCGGCAGCGCCGCACGGGCAATGCTGATCGAAACCATGAAGACCTCCGGAGTCGACAGCTTCCCGGCGCTGGTGGCGGCGACTGTCCAGGGCAGTACCGAAACGACCTTCTATGTGTTGGCGGTGTACTTCGGCGCGGTGGGCATTCAGCGTGCACGGCATGCGGTGGGGTGTGCGTTGCTGGCGGAGTTGGCGGGGGTGTTGGGGGCTATCGGCGTTTGCTACTGGTTCTTTGGCTAA
- the gltP gene encoding glutamate/aspartate:proton symporter GltP → MKKAKLSLAWQILIGLVLGIAIGALLNHFSAEKAWWISNVLQPAGDIFIRLIKMIVIPIVISSLIVGIAGVGDAKKLGRIGLKTIIYFEIVTTIAILVGLVLANVVHPGTGIDMSTLGTVDISKYQATAAEVQHEHAFIQTILNLIPSNIFAAMARGEMLPIIFFSVLFGLGLSSLQSDLREPLVKMFQGVSESMFKVTHMIMNYAPIGVFALIAVTVANFGFASLLPLAKLVVLVYFAIAFFAFVVLGLIARLFGFSVIKLMRIFKDELVLAYSTASSETVLPRVIEKMEAYGAPKAICSFVVPTGYSFNLDGSTLYQSIAAIFIAQLYGIDLSISQQLLLVLTLMVTSKGIAGVPGVSFVVLLATLGSVGIPLEGLAFIAGVDRIMDMARTALNVIGNALAVLVIARWEGMYDDAKGQRYWNSLPHWRSKEKLPVGEISSN, encoded by the coding sequence ATGAAGAAGGCAAAGCTTAGCCTCGCCTGGCAGATCCTCATCGGTCTGGTTCTGGGGATAGCAATTGGTGCACTGCTCAACCATTTCAGTGCCGAAAAAGCCTGGTGGATCAGCAACGTGCTGCAACCGGCAGGCGATATCTTTATCCGTCTGATCAAGATGATCGTGATCCCGATCGTGATCTCCTCGCTGATCGTCGGCATTGCTGGCGTGGGCGACGCGAAGAAACTCGGTCGCATCGGTCTGAAGACCATCATTTACTTCGAGATCGTCACCACCATCGCCATTCTGGTCGGTCTGGTGTTGGCCAACGTGGTCCATCCGGGCACCGGCATCGACATGAGCACCCTGGGTACGGTGGATATCTCCAAGTACCAGGCCACTGCCGCCGAGGTCCAGCATGAACATGCGTTCATCCAGACCATTCTCAACCTGATCCCGTCCAACATCTTCGCGGCCATGGCCCGCGGCGAGATGCTGCCGATCATCTTCTTCTCTGTGTTGTTCGGTCTCGGTCTGTCGAGCCTGCAATCGGACCTGCGCGAGCCGCTGGTGAAGATGTTCCAGGGCGTATCGGAAAGCATGTTCAAAGTCACCCACATGATCATGAACTACGCCCCGATCGGCGTGTTCGCATTGATCGCGGTGACCGTGGCCAACTTCGGCTTCGCCTCTCTGCTGCCGCTGGCCAAACTGGTCGTTCTGGTTTACTTCGCCATCGCCTTCTTCGCCTTCGTGGTGCTGGGCCTGATCGCTCGCCTGTTCGGCTTCTCGGTGATCAAGCTGATGCGCATCTTCAAGGATGAGCTGGTCCTGGCTTACTCCACCGCCAGTTCCGAAACCGTGCTGCCGCGCGTGATCGAGAAGATGGAAGCCTACGGCGCGCCGAAAGCCATTTGCAGTTTCGTGGTACCGACCGGCTACTCGTTCAACCTCGACGGTTCGACCCTGTACCAGAGCATCGCGGCGATTTTCATTGCCCAGCTCTACGGCATCGACCTGTCGATCAGCCAACAGTTGCTGCTGGTGCTGACGCTGATGGTCACCTCCAAAGGCATCGCCGGCGTACCGGGTGTGTCCTTCGTGGTGCTGCTGGCTACTTTGGGCAGCGTCGGTATTCCGCTGGAAGGCCTGGCGTTCATCGCCGGTGTCGACCGCATCATGGACATGGCCCGTACCGCTCTGAACGTGATCGGCAACGCCCTCGCCGTGTTGGTCATCGCTCGTTGGGAAGGCATGTACGACGACGCCAAGGGCCAGCGCTACTGGAACTCCCTGCCGCACTGGCGCAGCAAGGAAAAATTGCCGGTTGGCGAGATTTCCAGTAACTGA
- a CDS encoding inhibitor of vertebrate lysozyme family protein, whose protein sequence is MSISLKTVAAALLLGGSAMAMAANDGQMRANELLTADPQYRETWQGVVKKEERLPEWVMNLSGDAEQMNAVEEDGDKYVVGPLCETRQTCLNKRLIVAFSFDKKDAYAMLVEVPAGLPADKSPTRHADYRFLGKADEGMQKLLMEQLKKDPNWY, encoded by the coding sequence ATGAGCATTTCGTTAAAGACAGTGGCAGCCGCCCTGCTTCTGGGCGGCAGTGCCATGGCAATGGCGGCCAATGATGGCCAGATGCGGGCCAATGAGTTGCTCACTGCAGACCCGCAGTACCGGGAAACCTGGCAAGGCGTTGTGAAGAAAGAAGAACGCCTGCCGGAATGGGTGATGAACCTGTCCGGCGATGCCGAGCAAATGAATGCTGTCGAAGAGGATGGCGACAAGTATGTGGTCGGACCGCTCTGCGAAACCCGGCAGACATGTCTGAACAAACGCTTGATCGTGGCATTCAGCTTCGACAAAAAGGATGCCTACGCCATGCTGGTCGAAGTGCCAGCGGGCCTGCCGGCCGACAAGTCGCCCACGCGACATGCCGATTACCGCTTTCTCGGCAAGGCGGACGAAGGCATGCAGAAGTTGTTGATGGAGCAACTGAAGAAAGATCCGAATTGGTACTGA
- a CDS encoding DUF1328 domain-containing protein, producing MLSWAITFLIIAIIAAVLGFGGIAGTATGIAKILFVVFLVMFIASFFFGRRGRG from the coding sequence ATGTTGAGCTGGGCAATCACATTCTTGATCATTGCCATCATCGCTGCAGTATTGGGCTTCGGTGGTATCGCGGGCACCGCCACGGGTATCGCCAAGATTCTCTTTGTCGTATTCCTGGTGATGTTCATTGCTTCCTTCTTCTTTGGCCGCCGTGGTCGAGGCTGA